One region of Epilithonimonas zeae genomic DNA includes:
- a CDS encoding NuoM family protein, translating to MSYLLLTLLLLPLVGSVLLFFWKSSSSKYIALAFGFAQMFIAFYMLGNFDFNPTVDAPLQYEITYPWSSYIKSSFNFGIDGMSMLMVLLTNILVPIITLSSFNESKGYPNSFYALILLMQFGLLGVFTSLDGLLFYVFWEVTLIPIWLIAGLWGQEDKRIKFTTKFFVYTFVGSLFMLIGLIYVYNHAASFALTDLYNANLNVNEQTVIFWFIFFAFAVKLPVFPFHTWQPDTYTYSPTQGSMLLSGIMLKMAVYGVMRYLLPITPLAIGGISGEIVIILSVIGVIYGALIAMISTDTKRLIAYSSLSHVGLIVAGIFASAVVTMRVGLDFEGAQGAMIQSFAHGINVVGLFYCADILYKRFKTRDIRKMGGLAKVAPKFAILFMIILLGATGVPLTNGFIGEFILLKSIFSYNLIMTVLAGLTLILAAAYMLRFYGKTMFGKGDDAVLATTKDISSVEFTVLASLSVFVIVLGVFPQPVIEMVTSSVRFIYSSMLN from the coding sequence ATGTCGTATTTACTATTAACATTATTACTATTACCTCTCGTAGGTTCGGTTTTACTATTTTTCTGGAAGAGTTCTTCCAGTAAATATATTGCATTGGCTTTTGGCTTTGCACAGATGTTCATCGCATTTTATATGTTAGGGAATTTCGATTTCAACCCAACTGTAGATGCACCTTTGCAATACGAAATCACTTATCCTTGGTCAAGCTATATCAAGAGTAGCTTCAACTTCGGGATTGATGGGATGAGTATGCTAATGGTCCTGTTGACCAACATCTTGGTTCCAATCATTACTTTATCATCTTTCAACGAGTCAAAAGGTTACCCTAATTCTTTCTACGCATTGATATTATTGATGCAATTCGGATTGTTGGGTGTTTTCACTTCTTTGGACGGATTGTTATTCTACGTTTTCTGGGAAGTAACATTGATTCCAATCTGGTTAATCGCCGGTCTTTGGGGTCAGGAAGATAAAAGAATCAAATTCACAACCAAGTTCTTTGTTTACACATTTGTAGGATCTTTGTTTATGTTGATTGGATTGATTTACGTTTACAATCATGCAGCATCATTTGCTTTGACAGATTTGTACAATGCTAACCTAAATGTAAACGAACAAACTGTAATATTCTGGTTTATTTTCTTTGCTTTTGCGGTGAAATTACCGGTCTTTCCTTTCCATACTTGGCAGCCGGACACTTATACATATTCTCCAACGCAAGGTTCGATGTTGTTATCGGGTATTATGTTGAAGATGGCTGTTTATGGTGTTATGAGATATTTGTTACCAATTACACCATTAGCAATTGGCGGAATTTCCGGAGAAATCGTGATTATCCTTTCTGTAATTGGAGTGATATATGGCGCTTTAATAGCCATGATCTCTACAGATACTAAGCGATTGATTGCTTATTCTTCCCTTTCTCACGTTGGATTAATTGTAGCGGGAATCTTTGCTTCAGCTGTTGTAACAATGAGAGTTGGATTAGACTTCGAAGGTGCTCAAGGTGCAATGATTCAAAGTTTTGCTCACGGGATTAACGTAGTTGGATTGTTCTATTGTGCAGATATTCTTTACAAAAGATTCAAAACTAGAGATATCAGAAAAATGGGAGGTTTGGCAAAAGTCGCTCCTAAATTTGCCATATTGTTTATGATTATTTTGCTTGGTGCCACGGGAGTTCCTTTAACCAACGGATTCATCGGAGAATTTATCTTATTGAAATCAATTTTTTCATACAATCTAATAATGACAGTTTTAGCTGGATTAACTTTGATTCTTGCTGCAGCTTATATGTTGAGATTCTACGGAAAAACAATGTTTGGAAAAGGAGACGACGCTGTTTTGGCTACTACAAAAGACATCAGCTCAGTGGAGTTCACAGTACTGGCAAGTTTATCAGTTTTCGTAATTGTTTTAGGCGTTTTTCCTCAACCAGTTATAGAAATGGTCACAAGTTCTGTAAGATTCATCTACTCTTCTATGCTTAACTAA
- a CDS encoding CocE/NonD family hydrolase, giving the protein MKKFLVFFCFITVSFGFAQTNSVEDNFTKKEVYIPMRDGTKLFTIIYTPKDISKSNKYPFIMNRTCYSIAPYGENNFRKKLSPNPYIEKEKYIFVFQDVRGRYMSEGTFTNMTPQVDHKTKKDVDESTDTYDTIDWLVKNIQYNNGKVGQYGTSYPGFYTAVGTLANHPALVASSPQAPISDFWFDDFHHNGAFLMGYFKTFPVFGVPKTKAEDKSWFADKMIKPTSDDGYLFYKDMGTLKDGVDKYYKDNFFMQEIVNHPNYDEFWQKRNLLPHLKNVNHAVMTVGGWFDAEDLAGPLNIYKTIEKSSPKAKNTIVMGPFSHGGWNREEGKHFHNDIYFGDSIATYYQKNIEQPFFHHYLKEDSKTAAKLPEAYMFDTGKKEWEQFENWPPKQTQKVTFYLDNSGTLAKNILNQVAFSEYTSDPNKPVLSSENYKDMNGFTPRNYMSEDQRFASYRPDVLTFTTDILDSDVTFAGEILTKLKIATTSTDADFVVKLIDVYPFDEKANPDKPNVVYANYHQMIRSEIMPARFRNSFEKPEALTPNKEEVVNVKLQDVLHTFKKGHKIQIQVQSTWFPLMAINPQKFLENPYKANKEDYTKANIKVYNSSTIEVDVLK; this is encoded by the coding sequence ATGAAAAAGTTCTTAGTGTTTTTCTGTTTTATCACAGTTAGTTTCGGTTTTGCACAAACCAATTCTGTTGAAGACAACTTCACCAAAAAAGAAGTTTATATCCCGATGCGAGACGGAACCAAACTGTTTACGATTATTTACACACCAAAAGACATTTCAAAAAGCAATAAGTATCCATTCATTATGAACAGAACTTGTTACAGTATTGCACCTTATGGCGAAAATAATTTCAGAAAAAAATTAAGTCCAAATCCTTACATCGAAAAAGAAAAATACATCTTTGTATTCCAGGATGTTCGCGGAAGATATATGAGTGAAGGCACTTTCACGAATATGACGCCACAAGTGGACCACAAAACCAAAAAAGATGTGGACGAAAGCACCGACACTTATGATACTATAGATTGGTTGGTGAAAAATATTCAATACAATAACGGAAAAGTTGGGCAATACGGAACCTCTTACCCTGGATTTTATACAGCAGTCGGAACTTTAGCGAATCATCCGGCTTTGGTGGCTTCGTCTCCTCAAGCTCCAATTTCAGATTTTTGGTTTGACGATTTCCATCACAATGGAGCATTCTTGATGGGTTATTTCAAAACGTTTCCAGTGTTCGGAGTTCCAAAAACTAAAGCGGAAGACAAAAGCTGGTTTGCTGATAAAATGATAAAACCGACTTCTGATGACGGTTACCTCTTCTACAAAGATATGGGAACATTGAAAGATGGTGTGGATAAATACTATAAAGACAATTTTTTTATGCAAGAAATTGTGAATCATCCCAACTATGATGAGTTCTGGCAAAAAAGAAATCTGTTACCTCATCTTAAAAACGTCAACCACGCTGTGATGACAGTTGGCGGCTGGTTTGATGCAGAAGATTTGGCTGGTCCGCTTAACATTTATAAAACCATTGAGAAATCTAGTCCGAAAGCAAAAAACACGATTGTGATGGGACCTTTCTCCCACGGAGGCTGGAACAGAGAAGAAGGGAAACATTTTCATAATGATATCTATTTTGGAGACAGCATCGCTACTTATTATCAGAAAAATATAGAACAACCTTTCTTTCATCATTACTTGAAAGAAGATTCTAAAACTGCGGCAAAACTTCCGGAAGCTTATATGTTTGACACCGGAAAAAAAGAATGGGAACAATTTGAAAACTGGCCGCCAAAACAAACTCAAAAAGTTACTTTTTATCTTGATAATTCTGGAACATTAGCTAAAAACATTCTGAATCAAGTTGCATTTTCAGAATATACTTCTGATCCTAACAAACCTGTTTTAAGCAGCGAGAATTACAAAGATATGAATGGATTCACACCAAGGAATTATATGAGCGAAGACCAAAGATTCGCAAGCTACAGACCAGACGTTTTAACTTTTACAACGGATATTCTAGATAGCGATGTTACTTTTGCCGGAGAAATTTTAACTAAACTGAAAATAGCTACCACTTCCACCGATGCAGATTTTGTAGTTAAATTAATTGATGTTTATCCTTTTGATGAGAAAGCAAATCCAGACAAACCCAATGTCGTTTATGCCAACTATCATCAAATGATAAGAAGCGAAATAATGCCGGCAAGATTCCGTAATAGTTTTGAAAAACCGGAAGCTTTGACTCCAAATAAAGAAGAAGTCGTGAATGTAAAATTGCAAGATGTTTTGCACACTTTCAAAAAAGGACATAAAATCCAGATTCAGGTTCAGAGTACTTGGTTTCCTTTGATGGCCATCAATCCTCAGAAATTCCTTGAAAATCCTTACAAAGCAAACAAGGAAGATTATACAAAAGCCAATATCAAAGTTTACAACAGCAGTACAATTGAAGTTGACGTTCTGAAATAA
- a CDS encoding NADH-quinone oxidoreductase subunit N gives MSVLIVLFLTAILVLFSGVFEKGKYARYIGILGLIIGLATSFLPDCEFFAQYKSMYEYSYNAELFTKISVAVTLLLFFLGGFAFSNHRSHQSELYALMLFALCGGIVLFGFQNLVTLFIGIEILSIPLYVMAGANKTDLRSTEASMKYFLMGAFATGFLLFGVALVYGSAGSFDLYEIHDFAYNNPKNLMLIMGAILMLSALAFKVSLAPFHMWSPDVYQGAPSLITAFMASVVKISGFFALFKLMTIAFGGIAGDWINILGVFIILTLLLANVMGLVQTNAKRMLAYSSVSHAGYIALIFFGINNFSTYILGYYLFAYSLATVGVFISLIWVEKIKKETSFTAFNGLGKREPLLAVVSTISMLSMAGIPLTAGFIGKLGIFNQAIGGHYEFLVLVAVLGSALSIAYYLRLIIAMFFYKEDNFHNTERASITYNIVSVVIILALVSMGIVPDLFAKIFGL, from the coding sequence ATGAGTGTTTTAATAGTTTTATTCCTTACGGCAATTCTGGTATTATTCTCAGGTGTTTTCGAGAAAGGCAAATACGCAAGATATATCGGAATCTTGGGATTAATCATTGGTCTGGCGACTAGTTTTCTTCCTGATTGCGAATTTTTTGCTCAGTACAAATCGATGTATGAATACAGCTACAATGCCGAATTGTTTACAAAAATATCGGTGGCTGTTACTTTGTTATTGTTCTTTTTAGGAGGTTTTGCATTCAGCAATCACAGAAGTCATCAGTCAGAATTGTATGCATTGATGTTATTTGCACTTTGTGGCGGGATTGTATTGTTCGGATTCCAAAACTTGGTAACATTATTCATCGGAATCGAGATTTTATCAATTCCTCTATACGTAATGGCTGGAGCTAATAAAACCGACCTTCGTTCTACAGAAGCTTCTATGAAATATTTCTTGATGGGAGCATTCGCAACAGGATTTCTTTTGTTCGGAGTAGCTTTGGTTTACGGTAGCGCAGGAAGTTTTGACCTTTACGAGATTCATGACTTTGCTTACAACAATCCAAAGAATCTAATGCTGATAATGGGAGCTATTTTGATGCTGTCTGCATTGGCATTCAAAGTTTCATTAGCGCCGTTCCATATGTGGAGTCCAGATGTTTATCAAGGTGCGCCATCTTTAATTACGGCTTTTATGGCTTCAGTAGTTAAGATTTCCGGATTCTTCGCTTTATTCAAATTAATGACGATTGCTTTCGGCGGAATAGCTGGAGACTGGATTAATATCTTAGGCGTTTTCATCATCCTTACTTTACTTTTGGCAAACGTTATGGGATTGGTTCAGACCAACGCAAAAAGAATGTTAGCCTACTCTTCCGTTTCTCACGCAGGATATATCGCTTTAATATTCTTCGGAATCAACAACTTCTCAACATACATTTTAGGATATTATCTGTTCGCTTATTCATTGGCAACAGTTGGTGTTTTCATCAGTTTGATTTGGGTAGAGAAAATCAAAAAAGAAACTTCATTTACCGCTTTCAACGGATTAGGAAAAAGAGAACCTTTGTTAGCAGTTGTTTCTACCATCTCAATGTTATCAATGGCGGGGATTCCTTTGACAGCTGGTTTCATCGGAAAATTAGGAATCTTCAACCAGGCAATTGGCGGGCATTATGAGTTCTTGGTTCTGGTAGCTGTTCTAGGTTCTGCATTGAGTATCGCTTATTATTTGAGACTGATTATCGCAATGTTCTTCTACAAAGAAGATAACTTTCATAATACGGAAAGAGCGAGCATTACTTATAATATCGTTTCTGTAGTGATTATTTTAGCTTTGGTTTCTATGGGAATTGTTCCAGATTTATTTGCGAAAATTTTCGGATTATAG
- a CDS encoding prolyl oligopeptidase family serine peptidase — translation MNYGLLFLFILSLSGCTNSTKQPENETKEIELTDIKYGSYERNKMDIYLPANRTNNTPFVVNIHGGAWTVGDKSSDTSLSKYLLSRGIAVANINYRYAKNNTHLSELLDDVDKVFKYLITHSKEWNTRSTGFSITGQSSGTHVSLMYAYTKSDKIKAIVDRCGPTDFTDTSTLWQLDNQNLMDAVNKMSGNKTVWKEGNPIPELYIKSSPVKFVKKIPILMIHGDKDPIVPIKQSYNLIEALKEENVPYKLLIFQGADHSLDALPGNSVKKITSTADWIIKYGKN, via the coding sequence ATGAATTACGGCCTATTATTTTTATTTATACTTTCTCTTTCCGGATGTACAAATTCTACAAAACAACCTGAGAATGAAACCAAAGAAATAGAACTAACAGATATAAAATATGGATCTTATGAAAGAAACAAAATGGACATCTACTTACCCGCTAACAGAACAAATAATACACCTTTTGTGGTAAATATTCACGGAGGAGCGTGGACTGTAGGTGATAAAAGCAGTGACACTTCTTTATCAAAATATTTGCTTTCAAGAGGAATCGCGGTTGCCAACATCAATTACAGATACGCTAAGAATAACACACATCTTTCAGAACTCTTAGATGATGTAGATAAGGTCTTCAAATATTTGATCACACATTCCAAAGAATGGAATACCAGAAGCACAGGTTTTTCTATAACCGGACAAAGTTCTGGCACACACGTTTCTCTAATGTATGCCTATACTAAGTCAGATAAAATCAAAGCTATTGTTGATCGTTGCGGACCAACCGATTTTACCGATACCTCCACACTTTGGCAGCTGGATAATCAAAATCTTATGGATGCTGTCAACAAAATGTCTGGTAACAAAACTGTTTGGAAAGAAGGCAATCCAATTCCTGAACTATATATTAAATCGAGTCCCGTAAAATTTGTAAAAAAGATTCCAATTTTAATGATACACGGCGACAAAGATCCGATTGTTCCCATCAAACAATCCTATAATTTGATAGAGGCTTTGAAAGAAGAAAATGTACCTTATAAATTGTTGATTTTTCAAGGAGCAGATCATTCATTAGATGCCTTACCTGGTAATTCTGTTAAAAAAATTACTTCTACCGCAGACTGGATCATTAAATATGGCAAAAATTAA